The following coding sequences lie in one Brevibacterium marinum genomic window:
- the pcaC gene encoding 4-carboxymuconolactone decarboxylase, translated as MDGNGTSTGGHAASADLPTASGPREATRDDVREAGMDVRRQVLSDAHVDRANEKVDDFTADFQDLITRYAWGEIWTRPGLEKRMRSAITLTAMIAGGHEAELAMHVKAAVRNGLTRDEIKEVLLQSAIYCSVPSANTAFSVASQALAEMDAEG; from the coding sequence ATGGACGGAAACGGCACGAGCACGGGTGGGCATGCCGCCTCGGCGGATCTGCCCACCGCTTCCGGCCCACGCGAAGCCACCCGGGATGATGTGCGCGAAGCGGGGATGGACGTGCGTCGCCAAGTCCTCTCCGACGCCCACGTCGACCGGGCGAACGAGAAGGTCGATGACTTCACGGCAGATTTCCAGGACCTCATCACCCGTTACGCCTGGGGCGAGATCTGGACCCGTCCGGGCCTGGAGAAGCGCATGCGCTCGGCGATCACTCTCACCGCGATGATCGCCGGCGGCCACGAAGCCGAACTCGCGATGCACGTCAAGGCGGCAGTGCGCAACGGGCTGACCCGCGACGAGATCAAGGAAGTCCTGCTCCAGTCCGCCATCTACTGCTCGGTGCCCAGCGCTAACACCGCGTTCTCCGTGGCCTCGCAGGCGCTGGCCGAGATGGACGCCGAGGGCTGA
- a CDS encoding MaoC/PaaZ C-terminal domain-containing protein: MAEGTRDDQRTTPMRSPERNVISTDHSLYYEDLAVGQVYRSSSRTLSEADLTMFSMLSGDWNQVHSDVEYSRADGGQRLLHGVLGIAVVTGLMDKAGWFTSSAIAMTNLDDWNFLQPLHIGDTVTMEMEIVGRRVVSAGDKGIVSREFTLIDQHGEIAQRGRSGMLIKLAA; the protein is encoded by the coding sequence GTGGCCGAAGGAACAAGGGACGATCAGAGGACGACTCCGATGCGGTCGCCGGAACGAAATGTCATCTCTACCGATCACAGCCTGTACTACGAGGACCTGGCGGTCGGTCAGGTGTACAGATCGTCTTCGCGGACACTCTCGGAGGCCGACCTGACCATGTTCTCAATGCTCTCCGGAGACTGGAATCAGGTGCACTCCGATGTTGAGTACTCGAGAGCCGACGGAGGACAGCGACTCCTGCACGGGGTCCTGGGAATCGCAGTCGTCACCGGGCTCATGGACAAAGCGGGCTGGTTCACCAGTTCCGCGATCGCGATGACCAACCTCGACGACTGGAATTTTCTGCAACCGCTGCACATCGGCGACACCGTGACGATGGAGATGGAGATCGTCGGCAGACGAGTGGTCTCCGCCGGAGACAAGGGCATCGTCAGCCGCGAGTTCACCCTCATCGATCAGCACGGTGAGATCGCACAGCGAGGCAGAAGCGGCATGCTCATCAAGCTTGCCGCATAA
- a CDS encoding MFS transporter has translation MSDAPVSRRVYKFAVFALAIGAFAIGVTEFATMGLLPHIARELGITVPQAGHAVSFYAIGVVVGAPLITTIAAHMDRKLLLLVLMGLFALGNLASMLAPDATLFNIARFVSGLPHGAYLGVGAIVASSLVPVHRRGRAMSRVMLGLTIANIVGVPVATALGNMLGWRSAYALVASLGLLTVIMVAVGVPRVRLGGVPSARGEMKALGRRQIILTLVAGSVGFGGMFAVYTYITPTMTGVAGVPEVAIPWVLAVYGLGMTAGSLIAGPLVDKSIERSGIGGMILSALVLSVFGALTHIAAVAIIALFLIGIAGSMITTALQMRLLRDSHDAPSLSAAMNHAAFNLANALGAWLGGIVITAGLGYRAPAWVGVGLCLLGLIVLIIAIVLRRGETSSRSTVEV, from the coding sequence ATGAGTGACGCCCCAGTGTCCCGCCGAGTCTACAAATTCGCCGTCTTCGCACTCGCGATCGGCGCCTTTGCGATCGGCGTGACCGAGTTCGCGACGATGGGCCTGCTGCCCCACATCGCCCGCGAACTCGGCATCACCGTGCCCCAGGCCGGTCATGCCGTGTCGTTCTACGCGATCGGCGTCGTCGTGGGCGCTCCGCTGATCACCACGATCGCCGCGCACATGGACCGCAAGCTCCTGCTGCTGGTGCTCATGGGCCTCTTCGCACTGGGCAATCTCGCATCGATGCTCGCCCCCGACGCCACCCTGTTCAACATCGCACGCTTCGTCAGCGGGCTCCCCCACGGCGCCTACCTGGGCGTCGGCGCCATCGTCGCCTCCTCCCTCGTACCTGTCCATCGGCGCGGACGGGCGATGTCGCGCGTCATGCTGGGCCTGACGATCGCGAACATCGTCGGCGTCCCGGTCGCCACGGCACTGGGCAATATGCTCGGCTGGCGCAGCGCCTACGCCCTGGTCGCATCACTGGGGCTGCTCACCGTCATCATGGTCGCCGTCGGTGTGCCGCGGGTCCGGCTCGGCGGCGTCCCCTCGGCCCGCGGTGAGATGAAGGCGCTGGGCCGCCGCCAGATCATCCTCACCCTCGTCGCCGGCTCCGTCGGATTCGGCGGAATGTTCGCCGTCTACACCTACATCACCCCGACCATGACCGGCGTCGCCGGTGTGCCCGAGGTCGCGATCCCCTGGGTGCTGGCCGTCTACGGGCTCGGCATGACGGCCGGATCCCTCATCGCGGGCCCGCTGGTCGACAAGTCGATCGAGCGTTCCGGCATCGGCGGCATGATCCTCTCCGCCCTCGTGCTGTCCGTCTTCGGCGCCCTCACCCACATCGCGGCCGTCGCGATCATCGCCCTCTTCCTCATCGGCATCGCCGGTTCGATGATCACGACCGCCCTGCAGATGCGCCTGCTGCGCGACTCGCACGACGCCCCGAGCCTGTCAGCGGCCATGAACCATGCCGCGTTCAACCTCGCCAACGCCCTCGGCGCCTGGCTCGGCGGAATCGTCATCACCGCCGGCCTCGGCTACCGCGCCCCCGCCTGGGTGGGCGTCGGCCTGTGCCTGCTCGGGCTCATCGTCCTCATCATCGCGATCGTCCTCCGCCGAGGCGAGACCTCCAGCCGCTCGACCGTCGAAGTCTGA
- a CDS encoding nuclear transport factor 2 family protein — MPEQTPTLEERIAHLEDIQEIGQLRARYCQALDDGHWNALADTFTDDGAFVGLSTARGREEMLEFFPTLNSTTVTSWWHFSSNETVDIDGDWATGTTWLLQPCVVDGESQLAAGRYDDTMIRTADGWRFSERKVSFFFWSSLDAGWDAARFTFPPAVGAADERTMERAENAPSA; from the coding sequence ATGCCTGAACAGACCCCCACACTCGAAGAGCGCATTGCACACCTCGAAGACATCCAGGAGATCGGGCAGCTTCGCGCCCGCTACTGTCAGGCACTCGATGACGGCCATTGGAATGCGCTGGCCGACACGTTCACCGACGACGGAGCATTCGTCGGGCTCTCCACCGCCCGGGGACGCGAGGAGATGCTCGAGTTCTTCCCGACGCTCAACTCGACGACCGTCACCTCGTGGTGGCATTTCAGCTCGAATGAGACCGTCGACATCGACGGCGACTGGGCCACCGGCACGACATGGCTGCTCCAGCCCTGCGTCGTCGATGGCGAATCTCAGTTGGCCGCCGGACGGTATGACGACACGATGATCCGCACCGCAGATGGATGGAGGTTCAGCGAACGCAAGGTCTCGTTCTTCTTCTGGTCCTCTCTCGATGCCGGATGGGATGCCGCACGATTCACATTTCCTCCCGCAGTCGGGGCCGCCGATGAGCGCACCATGGAAAGAGCCGAGAATGCTCCATCGGCCTGA
- a CDS encoding amino acid ABC transporter ATP-binding protein: MTTARIISIKNLKKSFGANQVLTDINLEVDKGEVVCVVGPSGSGKSTMLRCINTLETPTGGSIVVDGMDMTDLDLDIDAARTRIGMVFQSFNLFGHLTVRENLTVAQIKVLGRSKAEADKVAEANLAKVGLSEKIEDKPASLSGGQQQRVAIARALSMDPDVMLFDEPTSALDPETVGDVLQVMRNLAEAGMTMVVVTHEMEFARQVADRVIFMDGGYVVEAGPAKEVIGNPAEQRTKDFLARVLNPGQLG, encoded by the coding sequence ATGACCACGGCCAGGATCATCTCGATCAAGAACCTCAAGAAGAGCTTCGGGGCGAATCAGGTACTGACCGACATCAACCTCGAGGTCGACAAGGGCGAGGTCGTCTGCGTCGTCGGACCCTCGGGTTCGGGCAAGTCGACGATGCTGCGCTGCATCAACACCCTTGAGACGCCGACCGGCGGTTCGATCGTCGTCGACGGCATGGACATGACCGACCTCGACCTCGACATCGATGCCGCCCGCACCCGCATCGGCATGGTCTTCCAATCCTTCAACCTCTTCGGCCACCTCACTGTGAGGGAGAACCTCACCGTCGCCCAGATCAAGGTGCTGGGGCGCTCCAAAGCAGAGGCCGACAAGGTCGCCGAGGCGAACCTCGCAAAGGTGGGGCTGTCGGAGAAGATCGAAGACAAGCCCGCATCTCTGTCCGGCGGTCAGCAGCAACGCGTGGCGATCGCACGTGCCCTGAGCATGGATCCCGACGTCATGCTCTTCGACGAGCCCACGTCCGCACTCGACCCCGAGACCGTGGGAGACGTCCTCCAGGTCATGCGCAACCTCGCCGAGGCGGGAATGACGATGGTCGTCGTCACCCACGAAATGGAGTTCGCCCGGCAGGTCGCTGACCGTGTCATCTTCATGGACGGCGGGTACGTCGTTGAGGCCGGCCCGGCCAAGGAAGTCATCGGCAACCCGGCCGAACAGCGGACGAAGGACTTCCTCGCTCGCGTCCTCAATCCCGGACAGCTCGGGTAG
- a CDS encoding MFS transporter, translating into MNSTSGPPADDTTSNSVELDTPDESKMTKLASASILATALEWFDFLIYSTASALVFGHIFFPSLEGALGTIASFGTLAVGFIARPLGGIIAGALGDRLGRKGPLVASMVIMGLATASIGLLPGYDTIGIWAPILLVSARLIQGLGVGAQWGGATLLLTEHSPIRRRGYYGSLVQLGTVAGIIIGNAFFLGILLFVDSDAFISWGWRVPFLSGLLLVAVGIFVQLKIEETPVFKSMQAKAKAETADKDMPKVPLLSAIRKYWPQIFQAAGAFFVVNGTFYVMISGMLSYGTANVGLSQTTMIMIVCLAVATQIFTIPFFGSWSDRHGRRKIFLLGTVLMAVWAFPFFWLVDTGNPVLVALALVIGLTLHAMMFGPQAALFAEMFPADVRYFGASLGFQLASVFAGGLAPMIMVSLIEATGTSASVSVYIIVMAAITFIAVYTIRERFQANLHETSRDIAERTAREEEVAHA; encoded by the coding sequence TTGAACTCTACATCCGGTCCGCCCGCGGACGACACGACGTCGAACAGCGTCGAACTCGACACACCCGATGAGAGCAAGATGACGAAGCTCGCGAGCGCCTCGATCCTCGCGACCGCCCTCGAATGGTTCGACTTCCTCATCTATTCGACTGCCTCAGCCCTGGTGTTCGGACACATCTTCTTCCCCTCGCTCGAAGGCGCCTTGGGCACGATCGCCTCATTCGGCACGCTCGCCGTCGGCTTCATCGCGCGACCGCTCGGCGGAATCATCGCCGGAGCTCTCGGCGATCGACTCGGACGCAAGGGTCCGCTTGTCGCATCCATGGTCATCATGGGCCTCGCCACCGCCTCCATCGGACTGCTGCCGGGCTACGACACGATCGGCATCTGGGCACCCATCCTGCTCGTCAGCGCTCGTCTCATCCAGGGGCTCGGAGTGGGCGCACAATGGGGCGGCGCAACACTGCTGCTGACCGAACACTCCCCCATCAGACGGCGTGGCTACTACGGCTCCCTGGTCCAGCTCGGCACCGTCGCCGGGATCATCATCGGCAATGCGTTCTTCCTCGGCATCCTGCTCTTCGTCGATTCGGACGCGTTCATCTCCTGGGGCTGGCGGGTGCCCTTCCTGTCCGGTCTGCTGCTCGTCGCGGTCGGCATCTTCGTCCAGTTGAAGATCGAAGAGACGCCCGTCTTCAAGTCGATGCAGGCGAAGGCCAAGGCCGAAACCGCTGACAAGGACATGCCCAAGGTGCCCCTGTTGAGCGCCATTCGCAAGTATTGGCCTCAGATCTTCCAGGCGGCCGGAGCCTTCTTCGTCGTCAACGGCACGTTCTACGTCATGATCTCCGGGATGCTCTCCTACGGCACCGCCAATGTCGGTCTCTCACAGACGACGATGATCATGATCGTCTGCCTCGCCGTTGCCACCCAGATCTTCACGATCCCGTTCTTCGGGTCATGGTCGGACCGCCACGGCCGTCGCAAAATATTCCTCCTGGGCACCGTGCTCATGGCCGTCTGGGCGTTTCCGTTCTTCTGGCTCGTCGACACCGGCAATCCGGTCCTCGTCGCTCTCGCCCTCGTCATCGGACTCACACTGCACGCCATGATGTTCGGCCCGCAGGCGGCACTCTTCGCGGAGATGTTCCCCGCCGACGTCCGGTACTTCGGAGCCTCGCTCGGATTCCAGCTCGCCAGCGTCTTCGCCGGTGGACTCGCGCCCATGATCATGGTGTCCCTCATCGAAGCCACGGGAACCTCGGCGAGCGTGTCGGTCTACATCATCGTCATGGCCGCAATCACGTTCATCGCCGTCTACACGATCAGGGAACGGTTCCAAGCCAATCTGCACGAGACCTCACGCGACATCGCAGAACGGACGGCTCGTGAAGAGGAGGTCGCACATGCCTGA
- a CDS encoding lyase family protein translates to MTDTVAHTRHLFAPGDLRGAEAIDDVALVSALGDVESAWINAQAHAGLISADARAEAVAGIEATTRSLLADASEIEDLAAGSEPGGNPVIPFLQAVRSRLGEDASRALHKGLTSQDVLDSALGLLMSRVAGQTHARLDVICELLVGLSADHASTVCLARTLTQPALPTTFGLKSAAWASEVHEVQSLSPRIDYVQVGGAAGTRAAIREFAGTQTETLLREFHVQLRGPDAALTNIPVPWHTDRVRVLNWASHLTQCVTVGASIARDVLIGTRPEIGELSLASTGGSSAMPQKLNPTSAVLLHRNGMRVPGLMATLTSTAAEAIEERSDGAWHAEWPALSELMGLAVSSLTMLQTMVEGLSVDPEAMRGNVEAASPGIFAERLAIAFGDRLTKTDIQNIVAPSNDPVAALKTALDQHPADAADGDVDLAGFFSPKNYLGDAEDIRQTIIATINGPEPVSPGLLPFASRK, encoded by the coding sequence ATGACCGACACCGTTGCCCATACGCGTCACCTGTTCGCCCCCGGCGACCTGCGAGGCGCCGAGGCCATCGACGATGTCGCCCTCGTGTCCGCGCTCGGCGACGTGGAGTCCGCGTGGATCAACGCCCAGGCACATGCCGGGCTGATATCCGCCGACGCCCGCGCCGAGGCGGTGGCCGGGATCGAGGCCACCACTCGATCGCTGCTGGCCGACGCCTCCGAGATCGAAGACCTGGCCGCAGGGTCCGAACCCGGCGGCAACCCGGTCATCCCCTTCCTCCAGGCGGTCCGTTCGCGACTCGGCGAGGATGCCTCTCGAGCCCTGCACAAGGGCCTGACCAGTCAGGATGTCTTGGATTCGGCGCTCGGGCTGCTCATGTCCCGCGTCGCCGGCCAGACCCATGCCCGCCTCGACGTCATCTGCGAACTGCTCGTCGGCCTCTCCGCGGACCACGCCTCGACCGTGTGCCTGGCCCGCACGCTGACCCAGCCGGCGCTGCCCACGACCTTCGGGCTCAAATCCGCGGCCTGGGCGTCCGAAGTCCACGAGGTTCAGAGCCTGTCCCCGCGCATCGACTACGTGCAGGTCGGCGGTGCGGCGGGCACCCGGGCCGCGATCCGCGAGTTCGCGGGGACGCAGACCGAGACACTGCTCCGCGAATTCCATGTCCAGCTGCGCGGACCGGATGCCGCACTCACCAACATTCCCGTGCCCTGGCACACCGACCGTGTGCGAGTCCTCAACTGGGCCTCCCACCTCACCCAATGCGTGACCGTCGGCGCCTCGATCGCCCGCGACGTGCTCATCGGCACCCGACCCGAGATCGGCGAGCTGAGCCTGGCCTCGACGGGCGGCTCCTCGGCGATGCCGCAGAAGCTCAATCCCACCTCGGCGGTCCTCCTCCACCGCAATGGAATGCGCGTTCCCGGCCTCATGGCCACACTGACCTCGACCGCCGCCGAAGCGATCGAAGAGCGCTCCGACGGAGCCTGGCACGCCGAATGGCCGGCACTGTCCGAGCTCATGGGCCTGGCGGTGTCCTCCCTCACCATGCTCCAGACGATGGTCGAAGGCCTCAGCGTCGACCCCGAGGCGATGCGCGGCAACGTCGAGGCCGCCAGTCCCGGGATCTTCGCCGAGCGGCTCGCCATCGCCTTCGGCGACCGGCTGACGAAGACCGACATTCAGAACATCGTCGCCCCGAGCAATGACCCTGTGGCCGCGCTCAAGACCGCATTGGACCAGCACCCCGCCGATGCTGCGGACGGGGACGTCGACCTCGCCGGCTTCTTCTCTCCGAAGAACTACCTCGGCGATGCCGAGGACATCCGCCAGACCATCATCGCCACCATCAACGGCCCCGAGCCCGTCTCGCCGGGCCTGCTCCCCTTCGCCTCGAGAAAGTGA
- a CDS encoding TetR/AcrR family transcriptional regulator encodes MGEKRRAAPRFIDRGTVVEAALGVLSAKGFHGASTREIAKAAGTSLSNLYNYFGSKSEILEFVLEDTGRTLADSLEEAVLAAGDSPLARLEAAVRAYVDFIIARPQASVVGITEFRYLEGQNRAEVVAQRDRTETVFRDAIADGHDVGVCDVRDIGSATRGVVTLCNSMSTWYRPDGRLSPTELADMQVDLVFGLVRADGRPEAAGSPEAAGRDHSSAQRRA; translated from the coding sequence ATGGGAGAGAAGAGACGGGCTGCGCCGCGATTCATCGATCGTGGGACGGTCGTCGAAGCGGCACTCGGAGTGTTGTCTGCGAAGGGGTTCCACGGAGCTTCGACACGTGAGATCGCCAAGGCAGCCGGGACCTCGCTGTCGAACCTGTACAACTACTTCGGCTCGAAGAGCGAGATCCTCGAATTCGTCCTCGAAGACACCGGCCGGACTCTGGCCGACTCCCTCGAAGAGGCGGTGCTCGCGGCCGGCGATTCGCCGTTGGCCAGGCTCGAAGCCGCAGTGCGGGCGTACGTCGACTTCATCATCGCTCGACCTCAGGCCTCCGTGGTGGGCATCACCGAGTTCCGCTACCTCGAGGGGCAGAACCGCGCCGAGGTGGTGGCCCAGCGAGATCGGACGGAAACGGTCTTTCGCGATGCGATCGCCGACGGGCACGACGTCGGAGTGTGCGATGTGCGCGATATCGGTTCGGCGACGCGCGGAGTCGTCACTCTCTGCAACTCGATGTCCACCTGGTATCGACCCGATGGCAGGCTCTCGCCCACCGAACTCGCCGATATGCAGGTCGACCTCGTATTCGGTCTCGTGCGTGCCGATGGTCGTCCCGAGGCCGCCGGCAGTCCCGAGGCCGCCGGTCGTGATCACAGCAGCGCCCAGAGGCGGGCGTGA
- a CDS encoding amino acid ABC transporter permease: MSKRQKAKLSRGIQYGILIVIAAVIAFVADWPTLVDTFGRLDVAIGMFPDVITKSLKNTVVFTFLGFVLGLIIAIVLALMRLSSVGVYRWLAFVYIEFFRGLPALVVFLVMGFGLPVAFPGFALPQLITIMIALALVGSAYMAETIRAGIQAVPKGQVEAARSLGMSSTRAMITIVLPQAMRIILPPLTNELILLTKDSSLAYILGSSVDGRELAALARAEIVNTANLTPFIVIAVCYLVITIPLSYLSRVLERKYGSAEPGGKQ, from the coding sequence ATGAGCAAACGCCAGAAGGCAAAGCTCTCGCGCGGGATCCAATACGGCATCCTCATCGTCATCGCCGCCGTCATCGCATTCGTCGCAGACTGGCCCACCCTCGTCGATACGTTCGGGCGCCTCGATGTCGCCATCGGAATGTTTCCCGATGTCATCACCAAGTCGCTGAAGAACACCGTCGTCTTCACCTTCCTCGGCTTCGTCCTGGGCCTGATCATCGCGATCGTCCTCGCACTCATGCGCCTGTCCTCGGTCGGGGTCTATCGGTGGCTGGCCTTCGTCTACATCGAGTTCTTCCGCGGCCTGCCCGCCCTCGTCGTCTTCCTCGTCATGGGCTTCGGCCTCCCGGTCGCCTTCCCCGGCTTCGCCCTGCCGCAGCTGATCACCATCATGATCGCCCTCGCCCTCGTCGGGTCGGCCTATATGGCCGAGACCATCCGCGCCGGAATCCAAGCAGTGCCGAAAGGCCAAGTCGAAGCAGCGCGATCGCTGGGCATGTCGTCGACTCGTGCGATGATCACGATCGTCCTGCCGCAGGCGATGCGCATCATCCTGCCTCCGCTGACCAATGAGCTCATCCTGCTCACCAAGGACTCCTCGCTGGCCTATATCCTCGGCTCCTCGGTCGACGGGCGCGAGCTGGCCGCATTGGCCCGAGCGGAGATCGTCAACACGGCCAACCTGACCCCGTTCATCGTCATCGCGGTCTGCTATCTCGTCATCACGATCCCGCTGTCCTATCTGTCGCGGGTGCTCGAACGCAAATACGGTTCTGCCGAGCCAGGAGGAAAGCAATGA
- a CDS encoding MFS transporter, translated as MSTDTQPGSPDAQPDDAALAATRKNNTRGKVLTASMVGTTIEFFDFYAYATASSLVFPALFFPSQTSTTQLLSSFAIFGVAFVARPLGSIIFGHFGDRIGRKKTLIASLLIMGIGTFLIGLLPTATTPGWIVLAPLLLVLLRFCQGVGLGGEWSGAALLATENAPKGKRAIWGTFPQLGAPVGFIIANLLFVALNAWTSPEAFLAWGWRIPFLLSALLVAVGLYVRLSLMETPAFQLVAQKQQISKAPIGRVFKTSWKPLLLGTFIMLATYVIFYFMTAFTLTYGTSPATTGQAKMAAEAAGKTFDPVGFVAGLGYSKNEFLTYLIIGVVFFGIFTVVSGPLAEKLGRRKMLLGVTVLIAAYGLVVNALFNAGTPGVIIALIVGFILMGLTFGPMAAYLPELFPANVRYTGSAVSYNMSSVIGAGPAPFAMVALWQAEGGTIFWCGLYIVGAAILTLIALFLAKDTSDLDMEAELN; from the coding sequence ATGTCCACCGATACACAGCCGGGCTCGCCCGACGCGCAGCCCGACGACGCCGCCCTCGCGGCGACCCGGAAGAACAACACCCGAGGCAAGGTGCTGACCGCTTCGATGGTCGGCACCACGATCGAATTCTTCGACTTCTATGCCTATGCGACCGCCTCGTCGCTGGTCTTCCCGGCCCTCTTCTTCCCGAGCCAGACCTCGACGACGCAGCTGCTGAGCTCATTCGCGATCTTCGGGGTCGCCTTCGTCGCCAGGCCCCTCGGCTCGATCATCTTCGGCCATTTCGGCGACCGCATCGGCCGCAAGAAGACACTCATCGCCTCCCTGCTCATCATGGGCATCGGCACCTTCCTCATCGGCCTCCTGCCGACCGCGACCACGCCGGGCTGGATCGTCCTCGCTCCGCTGCTCCTCGTGCTCCTGCGCTTCTGCCAGGGTGTGGGCCTCGGCGGCGAATGGTCGGGTGCGGCGCTGCTGGCCACCGAGAACGCCCCGAAGGGCAAGCGCGCCATCTGGGGAACGTTCCCGCAGCTGGGCGCACCCGTCGGCTTCATCATCGCGAATCTGCTCTTCGTCGCGCTCAACGCCTGGACCTCCCCCGAAGCCTTCCTCGCCTGGGGATGGCGCATCCCGTTCCTGCTCTCGGCACTGCTGGTCGCCGTCGGGCTCTACGTCCGTCTGTCCCTCATGGAGACTCCGGCCTTCCAGCTTGTCGCGCAGAAGCAGCAGATCTCCAAGGCCCCGATCGGCCGCGTGTTCAAGACGAGCTGGAAGCCGCTGCTCCTGGGCACATTCATCATGCTCGCAACCTACGTGATCTTCTACTTCATGACCGCGTTCACCCTCACGTACGGAACGTCGCCGGCCACCACGGGCCAGGCGAAGATGGCCGCCGAGGCGGCCGGTAAGACCTTCGATCCCGTCGGGTTCGTCGCGGGGCTGGGGTATTCGAAGAACGAGTTCCTCACCTACCTCATCATCGGCGTCGTGTTCTTCGGCATCTTCACCGTCGTCTCGGGCCCCTTGGCCGAGAAGCTGGGGCGTCGGAAGATGCTCCTGGGCGTCACGGTCCTCATCGCCGCCTACGGGCTCGTCGTCAACGCACTGTTCAACGCGGGAACGCCCGGCGTCATCATCGCCCTCATCGTCGGCTTCATCCTCATGGGACTGACCTTCGGACCGATGGCGGCCTATCTGCCGGAGCTGTTCCCCGCGAACGTCCGGTACACCGGCTCGGCCGTGTCCTACAACATGTCCAGCGTCATCGGTGCGGGGCCGGCCCCGTTCGCCATGGTCGCCCTGTGGCAGGCCGAGGGCGGAACGATCTTCTGGTGCGGCCTCTACATCGTCGGCGCGGCAATCCTCACCCTCATCGCCCTGTTCCTGGCCAAGGACACCTCGGATCTCGACATGGAGGCGGAGTTGAACTGA
- a CDS encoding transporter substrate-binding domain-containing protein: MKRRLTLATVAVGAMLALSACGGGGDEAAATAEGGVSVVEDGKLTTCTHLSYQPFQFEKDDKVVGFDVDVVDAVAKKLGVEQKIVNTPFETITTGAAFNQGQCDVAAAAMTITPEREEAIDFSEPYFAANQAILTKGDKTAENADALKGFKVAAQAGTTGLDYATENFKDAEVITYEDLPLSLQALKNGQADAVINDNGVLYDYAATNDGFAVGFDIDTGEHYGIGMKKGNAEMKTAIDDTIKEIKDNGEYDKIYEKWFGDAPK, encoded by the coding sequence ATGAAACGACGCCTGACCCTGGCGACAGTGGCCGTCGGCGCCATGCTCGCCCTGTCCGCATGCGGTGGAGGCGGCGATGAAGCCGCAGCCACAGCCGAAGGCGGAGTCTCCGTCGTCGAAGACGGCAAACTGACGACCTGCACCCACCTGTCCTACCAGCCATTCCAGTTCGAGAAGGACGATAAGGTCGTCGGGTTCGACGTCGACGTCGTCGATGCCGTGGCGAAGAAGCTCGGCGTGGAACAGAAGATCGTCAACACACCCTTCGAAACCATCACCACCGGTGCTGCCTTCAACCAGGGCCAGTGCGATGTGGCGGCTGCGGCGATGACGATCACCCCGGAACGTGAAGAGGCCATCGACTTCTCCGAGCCGTACTTCGCGGCGAATCAGGCGATCCTGACCAAGGGCGACAAGACCGCGGAGAATGCCGACGCACTCAAGGGCTTCAAGGTCGCGGCTCAGGCGGGAACGACGGGCCTCGACTACGCGACAGAGAACTTCAAGGACGCCGAGGTCATCACCTACGAAGACCTGCCGCTGTCCCTCCAAGCACTGAAGAACGGTCAGGCCGACGCTGTCATCAACGACAACGGAGTCCTCTACGACTATGCCGCGACCAACGACGGCTTTGCGGTCGGCTTCGACATCGACACCGGCGAGCACTACGGCATCGGCATGAAGAAGGGCAATGCCGAGATGAAGACGGCCATCGATGACACCATCAAGGAGATCAAGGACAACGGCGAGTACGACAAGATCTACGAGAAGTGGTTCGGCGACGCGCCCAAATGA
- a CDS encoding FABP family protein, translating to MALPPQLQPLIGTWLGSGTGHYPTIDTFSYTEELVFREVGKPFLVYRQRTWSPEGQPMHMETGYLRSSTPTSVEFTLAQPTGQTELAEGALTSTEEGLILELQSPQVLVATSAKSVQATARTYRLTKNQLAVDFSMAAVGVDMTHHLHSDLHRAEG from the coding sequence ATGGCGCTTCCGCCGCAACTGCAGCCCTTGATCGGCACGTGGCTAGGCTCCGGAACAGGCCACTACCCCACGATCGACACCTTCAGCTATACCGAAGAGCTGGTTTTCCGCGAGGTCGGCAAACCCTTCCTGGTCTATCGGCAGCGCACGTGGTCGCCAGAAGGCCAGCCCATGCATATGGAAACGGGGTACCTGCGCAGCTCCACTCCGACGTCCGTCGAATTCACGCTGGCTCAACCGACCGGTCAGACCGAACTGGCCGAAGGCGCCCTGACCTCCACCGAGGAAGGGCTGATCCTCGAGCTGCAGTCACCACAGGTCCTCGTGGCCACCTCGGCGAAGTCCGTCCAGGCAACCGCGCGGACCTACCGGTTGACGAAGAATCAGCTGGCGGTCGACTTCTCCATGGCCGCCGTCGGTGTGGATATGACACACCACCTCCATTCGGACCTGCACAGAGCAGAAGGCTGA